One window from the genome of Cryptococcus neoformans var. neoformans JEC21 chromosome 12 sequence encodes:
- a CDS encoding u3 small nucleolar RNA-associated protein 11, putative encodes MVNAARKNLMSRRNHKERAQPLHRARLGHLEKHKDYVHRARDYKSKQERIRKLREKAAFRNKDEFYWGMVKGKTKGGVAIGERGFEALSTEVVKLLKSQDLGYIRVQIAKDEKAVTKLRAELEVTAPASSATEEWSAASELAEVEKLAEMGIVLSPALTRKKGKGKGKAPSEGHVVFVDERSDFENYGNEYEEEEQQGTEEEQIDLGWEEPQPVKKRKSKAVELAKEEFDEEAAAQEAREYRLQLLSDLSAHLNRLKLLRQAEAKLETTKGLMGKGAARKIRDHGWVEDESQPEDRNGDRKKWQGKIWKWKMERRK; translated from the exons ATGGTCAACGCAGCACGAAAGA ATCTCATGTCCCGTAGGAATCACAAGGAGCGGGCCCAACCCCTCCACCGTGCCCGCCTCGGTCATCTCGAAAAGCACAAAGATTACGTGCACCGTGCACGAGACTACAAATCCAAGCAAGAACGTATTAGAAAGCTTCGCGAGAAGGCGGCGTTTAGGAACAAGGATGAGTTCTACTGGGGTATGGTCAAGGGAAAGACCAAGGGTGGTGTGGCTATTGGAGAGCGAGGGTTCGAGGCGTTAAGCACTGAAGTCGTCAAACTTTTGAAGAGTCAAGATTTAGGCTACATCAGGGTCCAGATAGcaaaggatgaaaag GCCGTCACTAAACTTCGGGCAGAACTGGAAGTCACTGCTCCCGCTTCAAGTGCTACTGAAGAATGGTCCGCTGCGTCTGAGCTAGCTGAGGTGGAAAAGCTCGCGGAGATGGGCATTGTCCTCAGTCCTGCTTTGACCCgcaagaaaggaaagggaaagggcaaagcGCCCTCAGAAGGGCATGTGGTATTTGTCGATGAACGGTCTGATT TTGAAAATTACGGGAATGagtatgaagaagaggaacagCAGGGaacggaggaagagcagatCGACCTGGGTTGGGAAGAGCCACAGcctgtgaagaagagaaagtcAAAGGCTGTTGAGCTGGCGAAGGAGGAATTcgacgaagaagcagcagctcaAGAAGCAAGG GAATATCGTCTACAACTTCTTTCAGATCTTTCAGCCCACCTGAATCGACTCAAACTTTTGCGTCAAGCCGAAGCTAAGTTAGAAACAACGAAAGGCCTTATGGGGAAGGGTGCTGCCAGAAAGATACGAGATCACGGCTGGGTGGAAGACGAGTCTCAACCGGAAGATCGTAACGGGGACAGGAAGAAATGGCAGGGCAAGATctggaagtggaagatggaaaggagaaagtaG
- a CDS encoding ATP-binding cassette, sub-family b, member 10, mitochondrial precursor, putative has product MLSRQGLGLAANFIRTPLRRRFPANIPVPAHAATLHPQLRALLLQSRLRYYSQSSKKQEKIDKEKEPEEERAPSPIPIHPPASIKLPSATASPTTSPTSPGKDAKPDTSSILKLLTLAKPQWKLLTVGVAFLSVSTAVNLSIPWAIGRIIDFFAPGSEETLLFGLPLEHATGALAVVLLIGAAANSGRSVCLRLAGQRTVARIRNKTYDKYLSMPPSHIEASGVGDALSRLGQDTSIVGQSLSENLGEGLKAVLGAGAGIGAMWLISPTLTVVMLCIIPPIALGTFFYGRFIRKLSLKTQEAMGGMSKLAEERLSAHRTITSSNTQAMEKGLYASKVDGVYKLQKKETVANGIFQGANEVAGDIGMIGLLIYGGVLVKRGEISVGDMTSLFIYVNWIEWSLNTLAGFFTGLMKGVGASQRIIGLHALPSPIPLSSGKLLPKTDAGSIELRNVDFAYPSRPDAKVLNGLNLKINKGERIALVGGSGSGKSSIQLLLLRFYDPTSGSVLFSDNDIRKYIPESWRSRIGVVQQDPVLFGGTIEENIAYGHPNATRGDIKRAAQVAHCDFIEKLPQGYDTLITKNSLSGGQRQRIAIARALVGNPSVLLMDEATSALDSESEHAVNAALNDLFANSDITVILIAHRLSSIASANRVVLLEDGRVVEDGTYEDLISRRDGKFRKMVDGQLAKIQVGEVEEGPEPVSEEEGQHQVEEVKEDAEVKVERKKE; this is encoded by the exons ATGCTGTCAAGACAAGGCTTAGGCCTGGCAGCGAACTTCATACGTACCCCGCTCCGGAGACGCTTCCCCGCCAACATCCCGGTTCCCGCCCACGCAGCGACATTACATCCCCAACTACGAGCGCTATTGCTTCAATCGAGACTGCGATATTACTCTCAATCcagcaagaagcaagagaagatCGATAAAGAGAAGGAGCCTGAGGAAGAACGCGCCCCATCTCCTATCCCCATACATCCACCTGCATCAATTAAACTCCCATCCGCTACAGCATCTCCTACTACGTCTCCCACTTCTCCCGGAAAAGACGCAAAACCAGACACTTCTTCTATTCTGAAGCTGCTCACTCTCGCAAAGCCGCAATGGAAGCTTTTAACTGTCGGCGTTGCCTTCCTTTCGGTCTCTACAGCTGTCAACTTGTCCATTCCATGGGCTATCGGCCGAATTATCGATTTCTTTGCGCCGGGTTCTGAAGAAACGTTGCTGTTTGGGTTACCCCTGGAACATGCTACTGGAGCTTTGGCAGTGGTTCTGCTGATTGGTGCGGCTGCCAATTCAGGTAGAAGTGTTTGCCTTCGACTTGCTGGACAGCGTACGGTTGCTCGCATTAG GAACAAAACTTATGACAAGTACCTCTCTATGCCTCCTTCCCACATCGAGGCCTCTGGGGTTGGTGACGCTCTTTCCCGACTCGGTCAAGACACCTCGATTGTCGGCCAATCACTCAGTGAAAATCTCGGTGAAGGTCTGAAGGCTGTCCTcggtgctggtgctggtATCGGTGCCATGTGGTTGATTTCTCCTACTCTCACGGTTGTCATGCTTTGTATCATTCCGCCTATCGCTCTCGGTACCTTTTTCTATGGCCGATTTATCCGCAAATTATCTTTGAAGACTCAAGAGGCGATGGGCGGTATGTCTAAACTCGCCGAGGAACGTTTATCTGCCCACCGAACGATCACGTCATCCAATACCCAGGCTATGGAGAAAGGACTTTATGCTTCCAAGGTCGATGGAGTCTACAAGCTccagaaaaaagaaactgTCGCCAACGGTATCTTCCAAGGTGCCAACGAGGTCGCCGGAGACATTGGAATGATTGGTCTTCTAATCTACGGTGGTGTGCTGGTCAAGCGAGGAGAAATCTCAGTTGGTGATATGActtcccttttcatctACGTCAACTGGATTGAGTGGTCCCTCAACA CTCTTGCTGGATTCTTCACTGGCCTCATGAAGGGTGTCGGTGCTTCTCAACGTATCATTGGTCTTCATgctctcccttctcccatccccCTCTCATCCGGTAAACTCTTGCCAAAGACTGATGCCGGTTCAATTGAATTGAGGAATGTCGACTTCGCGTACCCTTCTAGGCCTGATGCCAAGGTCCTAAATGGTCTGAACCTGAAAATCAATAAGGGAGAAAGAATCGCTCTTGTTGGTGGTTCGGGTTCCGGTAAATCTTCGattcaacttcttcttctccgatTCTACGATCCTACTTCTGGCTCTGTCCTTTTCTCGGACAACGACATTCGAAAGTACATCCCCGAGTCCTGGCGATCGCGCATTGGTGTGGTTCAACAGGATCCCGTATTGTTTGGCGGTACTATTGAAGAGAACATTGCATATGGCCATCCCAATGCTACTCGAGGGGACATCAAGAGAGCAGCGCAGGTCGCCCACTGTGACTTCATTGAGAAGCTTCCTCAAGGCTATGACACTTTGA TCACCAAAAACAGTTTGTCTGGCGgtcaaaggcaaagaatcGCCATTGCTCGTGCTCTTGTTGGAAACCCCTCGGTTCTCCTGATGGACGAAGCCACAAGTGCTTTGGACTCTGAGTCCGAACATGCT GTCAACGCCGCTCTCAATGATCTCTTCGCCAACTCCGACATCACTGTCATTCTTATTGCGCACCGTCTCTCGTCCATTGCATCCGCCAATAGGGTTGTACTCTTGGAAGATGGTCGGGTTGTCGAGGACGGCACTTATGAAGACTTAATATCAAGAAGAGACGGCAAGTTtaggaagatggtggatggaCAGTTGGCCAAGATACAGGTCGGcgaagtggaggaggggcCTGAACCCgtgtcggaagaagaaggccaacatcaagttgaagaagtcaaagaggATGCAGAGGTGAAGGttgaaaggaagaaggagtag
- the CXT1 gene encoding cryptococcal xylosyltransferase 1, with translation MPLNLPFSSPLKLPLPRRFIILILSASILILFLHTFAPSTLPPVLTPNLPHHEPDASYFSPSKWLPPILNPNAPTRPLEFDEDGQCLFLSPFDALSAAEKARARVLSLDEISPGIVRADAPPAEGTDADPDFDDEFSELSNATRKMPAGLTHPILGLLRDGEAKWNSMVTMQSQTLEQAVDVYMDRWGRRPPKGFDEWWHFAKANNVLLPDEYDPIMNSLLPFYALPIDTLKERLVEAEKIPETFTLIVHDGKVELKWNDDYSRDTWWASRPRADSQINLMEPFIKHIGTFRATFTIHDQPSILLDHERQEELLTAARHGKISTHPNELDRAEQNWRKACPPDSPLNKGEEELEAPDSFISSHLAAMDICQHPSYMENHGMLLEEKNSDSHPKPHTKLYPILVPSKTALNGDIPVTPIGKDGRRDDIGHDPEWNRKSGKLYWRGLATGLQHNKKAGAKWRQSHRERLHFLANDKSDTYTEVLSPVGSSGEAELARMPLRELGQYYMDVKLAGGNWQCDWGDGTCEEMEKEIDFAPKDSSERSNDFKYVFDTDGNAWSSRFPRLMASNNVVIKSTVFPEWNTNSLPEWYAYVPSKMDYSDLFSIMTFFRGTPSGRGAHDEVARRIALNGQCWVERTWRREDLQAYMFRLYLEYARLTSPDRDNGKMDYVSTQKKASKEADDVPAAADIETPVIDQ, from the exons ATGCCGCTCAACTtgcccttctcctcccccctcaagctccccctcccccgcaggttcatcatcctcatcctctcagcctccatcctcatcctcttcctccacaccTTTGCACCCTCGACTCTTCCTCCCGTCCTCACTCCAAACTTGCCGCACCACGAGCCGGACGCCTCAtacttctctccttccaaaTGGCTCCCTCCAATCCTCAATCCCAACGCCCCGACGCGCCCATTAGAGTTCGATGAGGACGGGCAGTGTCTTTTCCTCTCGCCCTTCGATGCTCTTTCAGCAGCGGAGAAGGCACGCGCTCGAGTGCTCTCTCTCGATGAGATTTCTCCAGGTATTGTGCGCGCCGACGCGCCTCCTGCCGAGGGTACTGATGCCGATCCGGACTTTGACGACGAGTTTTCCGAGCTCAGCAATGCTACGCGAAAGATGCCTGCCGGACTGACGCACCCTATCTTGGGATTGCTGAGGGACGGTGAAGCCAAGTGGAACTCAATGGTCACAATGCAAAGTCAGACACTGGAGCAGGCCGTGGATGTGTACATGGAcagatggggaagaaggccgCCAAAGGGTTTCGACGAGTG GTGGCATTTCGCCAAAGCCAATAACGTCCTCCTCCCAGATGAGTATGACCC AATCATGaactctcttcttcctttctaTGCCCTCCCTATAGACACCCTCAAGGAGCGCCTAGTCGAGGCTGAGAAGATTCCCGAAACATTCACTCTCATTGTACACGACGGCAAGGTGGAGCTCAAGTGGAACGACGATTATTCCAGAGATACTTGGTGGGCTAGTCGACCTAGGGCTGACAGTCAGATCAACTTGATGGAACCTTTTATCAAGCATATTGGGACTTTCAG GGCGACTTTTACTATCCACGACCAACCATCTATCCTTCTCGATCATGAGCGTCAAGAAGAGCTTCTTACTGCTGCTCGACATGGCAAAATCTCCACACATCCTAACGAACTGGATCGAGCCGAGCAAAATTGGAGAAAAGCCTGTCCTCCCGACAGTCCTCTTAATaaaggcgaagaggagCTCG AGGCTCCCgattccttcatctcttcgcATCTCGCCGCCATGGACATCTGTCAGCATCCGTCCTACATGGAGAACCACGGGATGCTACTCGAAGAGAAGAATTCCGACAGCCATCCCAAACCCCATACCAAACTTTACCCCATTCTCGTTCCTTCCAAAACTGCTCTCAACGGCGACATCCCCGTCACTCCTATTGGTAAAGACGGAAGGCGTGACGATATTGGCCACGATCCCGAGTGGAACCGGAAGAGTGGCAAACTATATTGGCGTGGGTTGGCTACCGGATTGCAGCACAACAAGAAGGCTGGTGCCAAGTGGCGTCAATCCCACCGCGAACGTCTGCATTTCCTCGCCAACGACAAGTCGGACACCTACACTGAAGTCCTCTCCCCTGTGGGTTCTTCTGGCGAGGCTGAGCTCGCTCGGATGCCGTTGAGAGAGCTGGGTCAGTATTATATGGATGTAAAACTTGCAGGTGGAAACTGGCAGTGTGACTGGGGAGACGGAACTTgtgaggagatggagaaggagattgatTTCGCTCCAAAAGATAGTTCTGAGAGGAGTAATGACTTCAAATATGTCTTTGAC ACTGATGGCAATGCTTGGAGCTCCCGCTTCCCTCGGTTAATGGCCAGCAACAA CGTTGTCATCAAGTCTACCGTTTTCCCCGAGTGGAATACCAACTCCCTTCCGGAATGGTATGCCTATGTCCCATCCAAGATGGATTACTCtgatctcttctccatcatgACTTT TTTCCGAGGAACCCCATCCGGTCGAGGCGCTCATGATGAAGTCGCTAGGAGAATTGCGTTGAACGGACAGTGCTGGGTCGAGCGAA cctggagaagagaggaccTTCAAGCGTACATGTTCAGGTTGTACCTCGAATATGCGAGGTTGACCAGTCCAGACAGAGACAATGGCAAAATG GACTACGTCTCCACTCAAAAGAAAGCCTCTAAAGAGGCCGACGATGTAcccgctgctgctgataTTGAGACCCCTGTCATCGACCAGTAG
- a CDS encoding phospholipid:diacylglycerol acyltransferase, putative — MPPRKKEAKSSPSLPASSSPSSSAIEGMPAPATPNLRQRRSQNTDKEARGKDNVEFNVRLKKNNDGRYHLLAPGTPFDEIDLSEYSFFSHHDETPSQDKPTSWKQWIFGRKFFFSAGILLGIIIAIWAMDFSSLPADIKDVWTALPTSLDPRDLISNLTVVDTARRALENRDFTVGEAVKAEFGIEKHHPIILIPGIVSTGLESWGTEVVARSFFRKRLWGTSTMIRAVLSNKERWVQALSIDPETGLDPPGFKIRAAQGLDAASEFIQGYWIWQKVVENLATVGYDTNSMDMAAYDWRLAYYNLEIRDAYFTKLKNKIEMLHWHNKQKVVLCSHSMGGTLLVYFLKWVESDPIANGFGGGGGPHWVEEHVEAWINVAGSLLGVTKAMTAFLSGEMRDTVELHPAGSWVLEKFFSRRERAKLFRRWPGSSSMWLKGGNRIWGNESHAPDDPEDATDTHGRFFSFRHPGVSPDDKSLSEWTVSPNLTVNEAGPYILTHTPPSFQRMMESNYSQGFETDEKKLKENGKDHRKWSNPLEVQLPDAPSMKIYCLYGHGKGTERSYWYMQGEYEQDESRSDAAGDQAYCDASDPSNGCDNSTVNRTALDFPLARRHWIDSAVTIKGSSPEVRSGVKFGDGDGTIPVVSLGSMCVKGWKGKTKWNPAGIEVITQEYKHTPEGLDLRGGAQTADHVDILGASPLNSAILKIAGGRGDLVTEQIGSKILEYTERMDWD, encoded by the exons ATGCCTCCTCGCAAAAAGGAAGCCAAGTCCTCTCCGTCTCTTCCAGCCTCATCGTCGCCTTCCAGTAGCGCTATCGAGGGAATGCCCGCCCCTGCAACACCTAATCTACGACAACGGAGATCACAAAATACAGATAAGGAAGCGCGTGGGAAGGATAATGTCGAGTTTAATGTcagattgaagaagaat AATGATGGGAGATATCAT CTATTAG CTCCAGGAACTCCTTTTGACGAGATTG ACCTTAGCGAATACTCCTTCTTTTCACATCATGATGAAACTCCAAGTCAAGATAAGCCCACCAGCTGGAAACAATGGATCTTTGGACGCAAA ttcttcttttctgc AGGTATTTTGCTAGGTATTATCATCGCTATTTGGGCAATGGACTTTTCGTCCCTTCC GGCCGATATAAAAGATGTCTGGACTGCCCTACCCACCTCTTTAGATCCACGCGACCTGATCTCCAACTTGACTGTAGTAGACACTGCCCGAAGAGCTTTGGAAAATCGAGATTTTACGGTGGGCGAAGCGGTGAAAGCGGAGTTTGGTATCGAGAAGCACCACCCAATTATTCTTATCCCTGGTATTGTGTCAACGGGTTTGGAAAGTTGGGGGACAGAGGTCGTGGCAAGGAGTTTTTTCAGAAAGAGATTATGG GGGACATCGACAATGATTAGAGCTGTATTGAGTAATAA GGAGCGATGGGTACAAGCTCTCAGTATTGATCCAGAGACTGGTCTGGACCCACCGGGATTCAAGATTAGAGCTGCCCAGGGTCTGGATGCCGCC TCCGAGTTCATTCAAGGCTACTGGATCTGGCAGAAGGTTGTCGAAAACCTGGCTACCGTGGGATATGACACCAACTCTATGGACATGGCTGCCTATGATTGGCGATTGGCTTATTACAACCTTGAGATCCGAGATGCTTACTTTACAAAGCTCAAGAACAAAATTGAGATGCTTCACTGGCACAACAAGCAAAAGGTTGTACTTTGTTCTCATTC GATGGGCGGAACTCTTCTAGTC TACTT TTTGAAATGGGTTGAATCTGATCCTATTGCGAACGGTTTcggtggcggtggtggccCCCACTGGGTAGAG GAACACGTTGAAGCTTGGATCAACGTCGCAGGTTCCTTGCTTGGTGTAACCAAGGCTATGACGGCCTTCTTGAGTGGTGAAATGAGAGACACCGTGGAGCTT CATCCCGCTGGATCATGGGTACTCGAGAAGTTCTtctcaagaagagaaagagccAAACTCTTTAGGCGATGGCCCGGTAGTAGTTCCATGTGGCTAAAG GGTGGTAACCGAATCTGGGGTAATGAGAGCCACGCTCCGGATGACCCTGAGGATGCTACCGATACACATGGGCgattcttttctttccgtCACCCAGGGGTATCTCCTGATGACAAGTCTCTCTCTGAATGGACTGTGTCGCCCAACTTGACAGTGAATGAGGCGGGACCCTATATTCTTACTCATACACCTCCATCGTTTCAAAGAATGATGGAAAGCAATTACAGCCAAGGATTCGAAActgatgagaagaagttgaaggagaaCGGGAAAGATCATAGGAAG TGGTCAAACCCTTTGGAGGTTCAATTGCCGGATGCTCCGTCAATGAAAATTTACTGCTTGTATGGACATGGTAAAGGAACTGAG AGGTCATACTGGTATATGCAAGGAGAGTATGAGCAAGATGAATCTCGCTCTGATGCAGCGGGTGATCAGGCCTAC TGTGACGCCTCTGACCCGTCCAACGGATGTGACAACTCTACTGTCAACCGGACAGCTCTGGACTTTCCTCTTGCGCGTCGGCATTGGATCGATTCTGCTGTTACCATTAAAGGGAGTAGCCCAGAAGTTCGGTCGGGTGTGAAATTTGGGGATGGCGATGGGACGATTCCAGTAGTCAGTCTGGGCAGTATGTGTGTCAAGGGTTGGAAGGGTAAAACCAAGTGGAACCCGGCGGGAATAGAGGTCATTACGCAGG AGTACAAGCATACACCTGAAGGCTTGGACCTTCGGGGTGGCGCGCAGAC GGCGGATCACGTGGACATCCTGGGCGCATCACCTCTAAACTCTGCAATCCTGAAAATTGCTGGTGGGCGCGGAGACCTGGTGACTGAGCAAATCGGAAGCAAGATTTTAGAGTACACTGAGCGGATGGACTGGGATTGA
- a CDS encoding protoheme IX farnesyltransferase, putative, which produces MISRKGLGLAANFLHPIPSDKVAAVHTLHRTFSIQSTQCLPPWPSRSQTLAREMFAPCEGSNHRARKSLTWALFAPRCQKRSSHSIARQTGDTSVDSTRPFFSAHPTPYSPPFRTVYGAANAPVPELPDLRLPHPTSPAAPVSAYKPLPPLTWKRLLGVYSALSKRNLTILMTLTATTGLALSPLPLSIPLLLNLTVGTLLTSAAANTFNQIFESPIDAQTPRTRVRPLVTRRISPFHAAVFGLVCTVMGGAILWYGCNPTTAALGIGNLLLYSAVYTPMKRFSVANTWVGAIVGAITPLMGWTATGASLWPTSDQPLLLHTPWSDLPNLPNPLTPLTLFVLLFSWQFPHFNALSHMIRPFYALSGYPMLSVLSPRLNALVSLRHAVLLVPFTAILGPLSGCVDWSFALTSSVPNYFFVRDAWRFYKLTNEANARKLFFVSLWYLPAVLGLMLVHKNVMGWLDGRREAEEQEKVEMEVPVEGRS; this is translated from the exons ATGATATCGCGGAAAGGCTTGGGCCTCGCAGCCaactttcttcatcccataCCCTCCGACAAGGTCGCCGCCGTTCATACATTACATCGCACTTTCAGTATACAATCTACCCAGTGCCTCCCACCATGGCCCTCACGGTCCCAAACGCTAGCTCGAGAGATGTTCGCCCCTTGTGAAGGCAGTAATCACAGGGCAAGGAAATCT TTAACGTGGGCGTTATTTGCTCCGAGATGTCAAAAAAGGTCTTCGCACTCCATAGCTCGACAAACCGGCGATACGTCTGTTGATTCCACTCGACCTTTTTTCTCTGCACACCCTACACCCTACTCTCCTCCCTTCAGAACGGTCTATGGAGCAGCCAACGCCCCAGTACCTGAACTTCCCGACCTCAGGCTCCCACACCCTACTTCTCCGGCAGCTCCTGTGTCCGCCTATAAACCATTACCGCCGCTGACATGGAAACGATTATTGGGTGTCTATTCAGCTTTGTCGAAGAGAAATCTAACAATTCTCATGACACTCACTGCAACAACGGGTCTCGCGCTTTCGCCTCTGCCTCTGAGCATCCCGCTTTTGCTCAATCTCACAGTCGGAACTCTCTTGACCAGTGCTGCCGCCAACACTTTTAACCAGATATTCGAGTCCCCCATTGATGCTCAGACACCACGTACACGCGTCCGGCCGCTCGTCACCAGGCGTATTTCACCTTTCCATGCAGCTGTATTTGGTCTGGTGTGTACTGTCATGGGCGGAGCAATCCTCTGGTATGGATGCAACCCTACAACTGCTGCCCTGGGTATCGGTAACCTCCTTCTCTACTCTGCGGTGTATACTCCCATGAAGAGGTTCTCTGTTGCCAACACCTGGGTGGGTGCTATCGTCGGTGCTATCACTCCTCTCATGGGATGGACAGCTACCGGTGCTTCTCTTTGGCCAACGTCTGATCAGCCGTTGCTTTTGCATACACCCTGGTCCGACCTTCCCAATTTGCCAAACCCTCTCACACCCCTCACACttttcgttcttctcttctcatgGCAATTCCCACATTTCAACGCCCTTTCCCATATGATCCGACCGTTCTATGCTCTTTCTGGCTACCCCATGTTGTCTGTCCTTTCTCCTCGCCTTAACGCCCTTGTCTCTCTCCGACACGCTGTTCTGCTTGTACCCTTCACTGCCATACTCGGGCCATTGTCCGGCTGTGTAGACTGGTCATTCGCACTCACGTCGTCCGTACCTAATTACTTTTTCGTACGTGATGCTTGGAGGTTTTACAAGCTTACCAATGAAGCCAACGCGAGGaagctcttctttgtgAGCTTGTGGTATTTGCCTGCGGTGTTGGGTTTGATGTTGGTGCACAAGAATGTCATGGGGTGGCtggatgggagaagagaagcggaggaacaggagaaggtggagatggaagtaCCAGTGGAAGGTAGATCATag